The genomic stretch taatttggcttccGGTAAAAGCCTCCTGAGCAATGAGCACTgcaggaattctaaccgggagttcatgcttggcacacgggagaagtttcagctggttacaatctgaAAACCTCACTGAAAGATGCTACTAAATCTcgtgaatcctacacactgctcctttaaggaCATACATGTCTATTAAACAAAAGTATGGCCCTGATTTATATGcaactgtttgtttatttcaaagCTAGAGGTCTGTAATTGCACAGTTTAAAACTGGTTTTCCTTCTCTGTCTGTTGAGACTggcatattaaaaaatattttatggaAACAGTCTTAAAAGCCTGGAAAAGAAGGCAATCTGTAGTATTTAGAGGTGACTTTGATTTCTCCCGTGTCACACAGTAGATGTTTTGTCAATGATTTTAAAACTTTGTTGACATAAAGGTCTAAATATGTGACTGTGGTATCTTGTAAGCTCATGTGGGCTGAGCCTAAGTATGTAAATGACACAATAATTAGAACTTAAGTCATTCATTACATCCATAACACTACCTAAAATGGCATAAGCTggtgagagagaaaatagtaTCTATGTTGGCCACTTGCATACAGTAGTATCAGAGACCTCAGTTAATCTGCACTGATCTGAACAGAGCAGTTGGTGAACACTAGTGTGCAGGACGGCAGCAGGACGGCCAGCGAGCGACGCAAACTTGGAATTGGATCGTTCGTGTCTATCTCCTTGTTCTCATCATTGCTGTTATCTCCCCCTGCAGCTTCTTCATTGTCCTGCTCTTCTCCACCACCGTCACCCTCCCCCTCCTGTGCTGGTGGACACTGCCGAGGCTGGAAGATCACCTCCAAAAACTCCATGCGGCGGAGCCCACGGAGCATCCTGCAGCTCCGCACTATCTGCATCTCGCTGAGCGTGCAGGCCCACAGGCACAGTGACTTCAGGTCCTTCAGACGGCTGGCACAAAGCAAGCCTGGTCCCACCTCCTTACCCCCGAGACTCAGTTCCTCCAGTCCGAGCCATCCTGTCCCCAGCCCGAGAGAGGCCATCTGTAACTGGTAGCCCTGCCGCCCAGTGATGCCTAATTCCAGAAACTTGAGCCTTGAAAGCCCCTCCACACCACAGGCACCATCCTTGGCAGAACAGTTCCTGAGCCCACTAGCCGAAACACGAAAGGTGTCTCGCAGCTCTAATCGACTGAGCTTCTCCCATGATGCCAGACTCTGCAGGTGGTCGTCCGTGAAAGAGGGCACATTGTGAAGGACTAACCTCTCAATACCAATCCCTGATGGAGAGCCATGCCCTTTTCCTTTCCGATCCTTTCCTTGCTGTTGAGCACCATCACTGGACGTGGCTTCTGCAGGTGAAGTAGGAGTCTGTTTGAAAAAAAGTGGAGGCAGCTCGCAGCCACGCAGCTCCAGCACCTGCAAAGACGGAGGCAGGAGCTGGCAGCTGGGCAGGCATCTCAGGTCTGCGTGCAGGAGATAGAGCTTACTCAGGCGAGGGCACTTTGTGGACAAAGCTTTGAGCCAAGACTCAGACAGAAAGGTGCCACCTCGGGCAGACAGCAGCAAACCACGCAACCTAAGGCACCTTAATCCACAACCCAGGTACTGACG from Epinephelus moara isolate mb chromosome 4, YSFRI_EMoa_1.0, whole genome shotgun sequence encodes the following:
- the LOC126389060 gene encoding F-box/LRR-repeat protein 12-like, with translation MQAQPVCARKSVRVRGSTSFVQKMDEFKACNLDYLPENILIDMLSYLSVRELVRAGRVCKRWRRLVKDQRLWRTVDLTAWKGVTSRILWLLLRQYLGCGLRCLRLRGLLLSARGGTFLSESWLKALSTKCPRLSKLYLLHADLRCLPSCQLLPPSLQVLELRGCELPPLFFKQTPTSPAEATSSDGAQQQGKDRKGKGHGSPSGIGIERLVLHNVPSFTDDHLQSLASWEKLSRLELRDTFRVSASGLRNCSAKDGACGVEGLSRLKFLELGITGRQGYQLQMASLGLGTGWLGLEELSLGGKEVGPGLLCASRLKDLKSLCLWACTLSEMQIVRSCRMLRGLRRMEFLEVIFQPRQCPPAQEGEGDGGGEEQDNEEAAGGDNSNDENKEIDTNDPIPSLRRSLAVLLPSCTLVFTNCSVQISAD